The following coding sequences are from one Candidatus Manganitrophaceae bacterium window:
- a CDS encoding tRNA-dihydrouridine synthase produces the protein MNFWNTTPKPIIALSPMDGVTDACFRRIVATHGRPDLIVTEFTSVEGILHGAESELGGLIFDDVERPIVAQIYGARPESFYAIAQLVCELGFDGVDINMGCPAKAVSSRGCGAGLIKDPARAKAILQAARAGIADWVDGAPLALLGMQPKIEAWLLTRKAAGQSPPAARRPLPISVKTRLGVDRIVIEEWVEQLLEEKPAAISIHGRTLNQGYRGAADWGAIGRAAATARGSGTLILGNGDLRSLNEAARRIQESGVDGVLIGRAALGNPWIFKYKSALRAALSEELLQPIAESPASPLERLHAALEHARLFQEIRLPSRFAEMRKHLGWYCKGFPGASQLREKLVRVRSADEVEALLSPFVSEVSCR, from the coding sequence GAACACCACCCCCAAACCGATCATCGCCCTCTCTCCCATGGACGGCGTCACCGACGCCTGCTTCCGCCGGATTGTCGCCACCCACGGCCGTCCCGATTTAATTGTGACAGAGTTCACCAGCGTCGAGGGAATTCTCCATGGCGCGGAGAGCGAGCTCGGCGGGTTGATCTTCGATGACGTCGAGCGGCCGATCGTGGCACAGATCTATGGCGCCAGACCCGAGTCGTTTTACGCCATCGCACAGCTCGTCTGTGAGCTCGGCTTCGACGGCGTCGACATCAACATGGGCTGCCCGGCGAAAGCGGTCTCCTCCCGCGGCTGCGGCGCCGGCCTGATTAAAGACCCTGCCCGCGCCAAGGCCATTTTGCAAGCGGCGCGGGCCGGCATCGCAGATTGGGTCGACGGCGCGCCACTCGCCCTTCTCGGAATGCAGCCTAAAATAGAAGCATGGCTCTTAACCAGAAAAGCGGCGGGGCAATCCCCTCCGGCGGCGCGGCGGCCCCTCCCGATCTCGGTCAAAACCCGGCTTGGGGTCGACCGGATCGTCATCGAGGAATGGGTCGAGCAACTCCTCGAAGAAAAACCGGCGGCGATTTCAATCCACGGCCGGACCCTGAACCAGGGCTATCGCGGCGCAGCCGACTGGGGGGCCATCGGCCGGGCCGCCGCCACCGCGCGCGGCTCCGGAACGTTGATCTTGGGAAACGGCGACCTTCGATCATTGAACGAGGCGGCCCGGCGCATTCAGGAAAGCGGCGTCGACGGGGTCCTCATCGGCCGAGCGGCCCTCGGCAATCCTTGGATCTTTAAATACAAGTCGGCCCTGCGCGCCGCGCTGTCGGAGGAACTTCTCCAGCCGATCGCGGAATCTCCGGCCTCCCCTTTGGAACGACTTCATGCTGCGCTGGAGCATGCCCGTCTCTTTCAGGAAATCCGTCTCCCCTCCCGGTTCGCCGAGATGCGAAAACACCTCGGCTGGTACTGCAAGGGCTTCCCCGGCGCCAGCCAATTACGCGAGAAGCTGGTGCGGGTTCGGAGCGCCGATGAAGTCGAGGCGCTCCTCTCCCCCTTTGTCAGCGAAGTCTCCTGTCGATGA
- the maf gene encoding septum formation protein Maf, which yields MTSDSGRTRAIVLASTSPRRKEILTLLGLPFQTVSPRFEEILSAHRSIMEEVTAFAEGKARSVLDEFPESILIGSDTLIDCEGKKIGKPRDTEEAKQILQLLSGRTHRIWTAVCLIDPLQPPAQMAVETIDVTLKPMKTAEIEAYVATGEPLDKAGAYSLQGEGRRFIERLEGDYLAAVGLPLRPIVSFLQSRRIAVPLDPERLYREKTFMNWKTF from the coding sequence ATGACCTCCGATTCGGGCCGGACGCGAGCGATCGTTCTCGCCTCCACGTCGCCCCGCCGAAAAGAGATCCTCACCCTCCTTGGGCTTCCCTTCCAAACCGTCTCCCCCCGCTTTGAGGAGATCCTAAGCGCCCACCGGTCGATCATGGAAGAGGTGACGGCGTTCGCCGAAGGAAAAGCGCGATCGGTGCTGGACGAATTTCCGGAGAGCATTCTCATCGGAAGCGACACCCTCATCGACTGTGAGGGGAAAAAGATCGGAAAACCGCGCGACACCGAAGAGGCGAAACAGATCTTGCAGCTTTTGAGTGGACGGACGCATCGGATCTGGACCGCCGTCTGCCTGATCGACCCGCTTCAGCCTCCGGCGCAAATGGCAGTCGAGACGATCGATGTCACCCTTAAGCCGATGAAGACGGCGGAGATCGAGGCGTATGTCGCCACCGGCGAGCCGCTCGACAAGGCGGGGGCCTACTCTCTGCAAGGTGAAGGACGTCGATTCATTGAACGGTTGGAGGGGGATTATCTTGCCGCCGTTGGGCTGCCGCTCAGGCCGATCGTCTCCTTTTTGCAGAGTCGGCGGATCGCCGTTCCCCTCGATCCGGAGCGACTCTATCGGGAAAAAACGTTCATGAACTGGAAGACCTTTTAA